A region of the Streptococcus suis genome:
CCTGGGCAGTAATGACAGATGAGACTTCAACTACGCAATCCTCTGGCAGATAAGAAATCACTCCCCTATTAACCGTCGAAACCGTCATAATTTCCTTGCTGTCGTTGTATATAGCACAAATGAGTTGACAGGCAACATCGCTGTAATAAGCACCACCACGTTGCTCCAGTTGCTTAGGCTTATAGTCCAAATTTGAATCCCTGTAGAGCTCAAACAACTCTTCTTCGACCTCTTGAACAACCTGAGCCCGCACCTTCCCTTGACGATACTGGTCTAAGGTATCTGCCAACATCTCCTTTTCTAAAAAGTAGTAACGGTGGTAATCACAGGGCAACAGACCAATCGACTGCAAGAAGGGGAATGAAAAATCTAAATTGGTAATATTTTTAACAACCTCCTGATTCCCTCTTGAGTCACCGTATAAAGCTTCCATGACTTCACCAGTACGATTCTGGCCAGTCTGATCCCAAACTTCATGAAAATGGAAATGGTTTAATCCAACATGATTGGTTTGAATCGATTCCTCAGGCAGATTCAAAAGCTGAGCTGCCGTCTTTTTCTGACCAATCGGAATATTGCATAAGCCAATTACCCTGTTCCACTGCAGTTCATTAACAATCGCTTCCGTTACTATGCCTGCAGGATTGGTAAAATTAATCAACCAAGCATCTGGACATAGATCTTTCATATCTGCAATGATACCCTTGTAAGCCTCTATGGTCCGAAATGCCTTAAAGATGCCACCTGCCCCATTGGTTTCCTGTCCAAGTAGACCATGACTTAGAGGAATTGTCTCATCGATATAGCGTGCCTGTAACTGACCAACTCGGAACTGAGATGTCACAAAGTCTGCTCCCTTCAAAGCAGCCCTTCGATCCAGTGTCTCCTCTATTTTCCAGTCTAATCCAGCCATTCTGACCATTCGACGTGCCAAATCAACAACTATCTTCTGCTTTTCCACCCCAGCTTCAACATCTACAAACCACCATTCTCGAATGGGTAGTTGCTGATGCCGCAAAATCATCCCTTCAACTAGCTCAGGAGTATAGCTCGATCCGCCACCGAGCGTGACTAATTTGATTGATTTCACGACCTGTTCTCCTTTTTTATTCATAT
Encoded here:
- a CDS encoding 6-phospho-beta-glucosidase, whose product is MNKKGEQVVKSIKLVTLGGGSSYTPELVEGMILRHQQLPIREWWFVDVEAGVEKQKIVVDLARRMVRMAGLDWKIEETLDRRAALKGADFVTSQFRVGQLQARYIDETIPLSHGLLGQETNGAGGIFKAFRTIEAYKGIIADMKDLCPDAWLINFTNPAGIVTEAIVNELQWNRVIGLCNIPIGQKKTAAQLLNLPEESIQTNHVGLNHFHFHEVWDQTGQNRTGEVMEALYGDSRGNQEVVKNITNLDFSFPFLQSIGLLPCDYHRYYFLEKEMLADTLDQYRQGKVRAQVVQEVEEELFELYRDSNLDYKPKQLEQRGGAYYSDVACQLICAIYNDSKEIMTVSTVNRGVISYLPEDCVVEVSSVITAQGALPLVCPKTPMVVRGYLQQMKQMELATVGAAMTGDYALALQAFALNPLIPNGELAERVLQELLVAHEAYLPQFRSVIDQIKKKGIGYDRG